A window of the Linepithema humile isolate Giens D197 chromosome 4, Lhum_UNIL_v1.0, whole genome shotgun sequence genome harbors these coding sequences:
- the CCDC53 gene encoding WASH complex subunit 3: MSDYKIPIIEPTIDYSKVPPINQKRTVSFINHFITHTVTFLNKFALSCEERLFEFENKLQKLEASLEILESRLSSIPGLEQEHHKEPDNVSENNTSKLDEVEIRKVDEPDNSETRPKDEEEEVQSAAKDPRYEKYFKMLHFGVPKQAVKLKMEQEGLDASVLDNPQQIVSVPQSSDNGENQGE, encoded by the exons ATGAGTGATTATAAGATACCGATAATCGAACCAACCATAGATTATTCAAAG GTACCACCAATCAACCAAAAGCGGACGGTCtcttttataaatcattttattaccCATACTGTTACGTTCCTAAATAAATTCGCCTTGTCCTGCGAGGAGAGACTGTTTGAGTTCGAAAATAAGTTGCAAAAGTTAGAAGCGTCGTTAGAAATACTAGAATCGCGG TTATCTTCTATACCTGGTTTAGAACAAGAACATCATAAAGAACCAGACAATGTTAGTGAAAACAATACAAGTAAATTAGATGAGGTAGAAATACGCAAAGTGGATGAGCCTGACAATAGTGAAACAAGGCCTAAagatgaagaggaagaagTACAATCTGCAGCTAAAGATCCTCGGTATGAAAAATACTTCAAAATGTTACACTTTGGTGTACCGAAACAAgcagttaaattaaaaatggaacagGAAGGACTGGATGCATCCGTATTAGA CAATCCACAACAGATAGTTTCTGTACCACAATCATCAGATAACGGTGAGAATCAAGGTGAATAg
- the RpL36A gene encoding large ribosomal subunit protein eL42 isoform X2, giving the protein MRRERRRRDNGCFLDFRRRRFVPFRLTRRKRNRTQHKRVRKRTARFPQPFRFPVGRRFLTLLFSHEPFKMVNVPKQRRTFCKKCKVHKTHKVTQYKKSKERHASQGRRRYDRKQQGFGGQTKPIFRKKAKTTKKIVLRMECTECKYRKQIPLKRCKHFELGGDKKRKGQMIQF; this is encoded by the exons ATGCGCCGAGAAAGACGCCGCCGCGACAACGGCTGCTTTTTGGATTTCCGCCGTCGGCGGTTCGTCCCGTTTCGCCTTACGCGGAGGAAACGCAATCGTACG CAACACAAGCGTGTGCGCAAGCGCACCGCTCGATTTCCGCAGCCGTTTCGATTTCCGGTCGGACGACGTTTCCTCACGTTACTCTTTTCTCACGAACCGTTCAAGATG GTTAACGTGCCGAAGCAAAGGCgtactttttgcaaaaaatgcaaGGTACACAAGACTCATAAAGTGACGCAGTACAAGAAAAGTAAGGAGAGGCATGCCTCGCAGGGCAGAAGGCGTTACGACCGTAAACAGCAAGGATTTGGTGGTCAAACAAAACCAATCTTCAGAAAGAAG GCAAAGACCacaaagaaaattgtattgaGGATGGAATGTACAGAATGCAAGTATAGAAAACAAATTCCATTGAAAAGATGCAAGCATTTCGAGCTAGGTGGTGACAAGAAAAGGAAG GGACAAATGATTCAGTTCTAA
- the RpL36A gene encoding large ribosomal subunit protein eL42 isoform X1: MVVVVVVWRQSPGVIVTRAVRIGGYEKAASDARAERRRPIGSGRTGETRWEDHGDWHMTKPHAMARQHKRVRKRTARFPQPFRFPVGRRFLTLLFSHEPFKMVNVPKQRRTFCKKCKVHKTHKVTQYKKSKERHASQGRRRYDRKQQGFGGQTKPIFRKKAKTTKKIVLRMECTECKYRKQIPLKRCKHFELGGDKKRKGQMIQF, encoded by the exons atggtggtggtggtggtggtgtgGCGGCAGTCGCCTGGCGTAATAGTAACACGCGCCGTGCGTATCGGCGGGTACGAGAAAGCGGCTTCGGATGCGCGCGCGGAGCGACGCCGGCCAATCGGAAGCGGGAGGACCGGCGAAACGCGGTGGGAAGACCACGGTGATTGGCACATGACGAAGCCGCACGCCATGGCGAGG CAACACAAGCGTGTGCGCAAGCGCACCGCTCGATTTCCGCAGCCGTTTCGATTTCCGGTCGGACGACGTTTCCTCACGTTACTCTTTTCTCACGAACCGTTCAAGATG GTTAACGTGCCGAAGCAAAGGCgtactttttgcaaaaaatgcaaGGTACACAAGACTCATAAAGTGACGCAGTACAAGAAAAGTAAGGAGAGGCATGCCTCGCAGGGCAGAAGGCGTTACGACCGTAAACAGCAAGGATTTGGTGGTCAAACAAAACCAATCTTCAGAAAGAAG GCAAAGACCacaaagaaaattgtattgaGGATGGAATGTACAGAATGCAAGTATAGAAAACAAATTCCATTGAAAAGATGCAAGCATTTCGAGCTAGGTGGTGACAAGAAAAGGAAG GGACAAATGATTCAGTTCTAA
- the RpL36A gene encoding large ribosomal subunit protein eL42 isoform X3, with translation MRARSDAGQSEAGGPAKRGGKTTQHKRVRKRTARFPQPFRFPVGRRFLTLLFSHEPFKMVNVPKQRRTFCKKCKVHKTHKVTQYKKSKERHASQGRRRYDRKQQGFGGQTKPIFRKKAKTTKKIVLRMECTECKYRKQIPLKRCKHFELGGDKKRKGQMIQF, from the exons ATGCGCGCGCGGAGCGACGCCGGCCAATCGGAAGCGGGAGGACCGGCGAAACGCGGTGGGAAGACCACG CAACACAAGCGTGTGCGCAAGCGCACCGCTCGATTTCCGCAGCCGTTTCGATTTCCGGTCGGACGACGTTTCCTCACGTTACTCTTTTCTCACGAACCGTTCAAGATG GTTAACGTGCCGAAGCAAAGGCgtactttttgcaaaaaatgcaaGGTACACAAGACTCATAAAGTGACGCAGTACAAGAAAAGTAAGGAGAGGCATGCCTCGCAGGGCAGAAGGCGTTACGACCGTAAACAGCAAGGATTTGGTGGTCAAACAAAACCAATCTTCAGAAAGAAG GCAAAGACCacaaagaaaattgtattgaGGATGGAATGTACAGAATGCAAGTATAGAAAACAAATTCCATTGAAAAGATGCAAGCATTTCGAGCTAGGTGGTGACAAGAAAAGGAAG GGACAAATGATTCAGTTCTAA
- the RpL36A gene encoding large ribosomal subunit protein eL42 isoform X4 encodes MLPRQHKRVRKRTARFPQPFRFPVGRRFLTLLFSHEPFKMVNVPKQRRTFCKKCKVHKTHKVTQYKKSKERHASQGRRRYDRKQQGFGGQTKPIFRKKAKTTKKIVLRMECTECKYRKQIPLKRCKHFELGGDKKRKGQMIQF; translated from the exons ATGTTACCGCGT CAACACAAGCGTGTGCGCAAGCGCACCGCTCGATTTCCGCAGCCGTTTCGATTTCCGGTCGGACGACGTTTCCTCACGTTACTCTTTTCTCACGAACCGTTCAAGATG GTTAACGTGCCGAAGCAAAGGCgtactttttgcaaaaaatgcaaGGTACACAAGACTCATAAAGTGACGCAGTACAAGAAAAGTAAGGAGAGGCATGCCTCGCAGGGCAGAAGGCGTTACGACCGTAAACAGCAAGGATTTGGTGGTCAAACAAAACCAATCTTCAGAAAGAAG GCAAAGACCacaaagaaaattgtattgaGGATGGAATGTACAGAATGCAAGTATAGAAAACAAATTCCATTGAAAAGATGCAAGCATTTCGAGCTAGGTGGTGACAAGAAAAGGAAG GGACAAATGATTCAGTTCTAA
- the RpL36A gene encoding large ribosomal subunit protein eL42 isoform X5 — MIVTVATKHNLFTRTCSVNYNVNVPKQRRTFCKKCKVHKTHKVTQYKKSKERHASQGRRRYDRKQQGFGGQTKPIFRKKAKTTKKIVLRMECTECKYRKQIPLKRCKHFELGGDKKRKGQMIQF; from the exons ATGATTGTGACTGTCGCGACGAAACATAACCTTTTTACCAGAACATGCAGTGTAAATTATAAC GTTAACGTGCCGAAGCAAAGGCgtactttttgcaaaaaatgcaaGGTACACAAGACTCATAAAGTGACGCAGTACAAGAAAAGTAAGGAGAGGCATGCCTCGCAGGGCAGAAGGCGTTACGACCGTAAACAGCAAGGATTTGGTGGTCAAACAAAACCAATCTTCAGAAAGAAG GCAAAGACCacaaagaaaattgtattgaGGATGGAATGTACAGAATGCAAGTATAGAAAACAAATTCCATTGAAAAGATGCAAGCATTTCGAGCTAGGTGGTGACAAGAAAAGGAAG GGACAAATGATTCAGTTCTAA
- the Bacc gene encoding bacchus: MSTKENNEVAVEKVTENDKASADAKCDIKGIKRPAEEKNEESKKQKKEENGDGEVEEEELEEEIEEEEEVDGDGEEDDDDDDIPEGEEDLEEGEDEEDDDAEGEVEGEVEDEEEDA, from the exons ATGAGCACTAAGGAGAATAACGAGGTCGCCGTGGAGAAGGTGACGGAAAACGATAAGGCGTCCGCAGACGCGAAATGCGACATAAAAGGCATCAAGAGGCCAGCCGAG GAGAAGAATGAAGAGTCGAAGAAAcagaaaaaggaagagaacGGAGATGGAGAAGTAGAAGAAGAGGAATTAGAAGAAGAAAtcgaagaggaggaggaagtaGACGGCGATGGGGAAGAAgatgacgacgatgacgacatACCAGAAGGAGAAGAAGATTTAGAAGAAGGCGAAG ATGAGGAAGATGATGATGCGGAAGGTGAAGTGGAAGGAGAAGTAGAAGACGAAGAAGAGGAcgcataa
- the LOC105677688 gene encoding embryonic polarity protein dorsal-like, with product MDEAQYINQIYTVMEQCNDPVPTATIAMNGKHVQQYVQILEQPTSKFRFRYESEGPAGSIPGVNYTSRNKIYPSIRIVGCKGCAMVLVSCVTKDAPYRPHPHNLINKKVCQQGVCTVEVPAGNMVVTFSNLSIQCVTRMGIKNALKERQELRVDPFGTGFKHPNNIDLSVVRLCFQVFLEGSQKGKFNKPLQPIVSDPIYNSRTVMPDLVICKLSHCSASVAGGLDMVLLCDKVVKEDIKVIFFEKRDEKLIWKGFGNVQYVHRQVAIAFKTPKYHSREVVIRPVQIYIQLQRPSDNATSEPRPFQMLPLGSDQSFFEAYSPDRLLPIGGPSTSAESSFLRLENSEFGLQTLRPRASPERTPSPMDVDWSNFCTLSPIQQQHQSIIHPMMPQPNTPATTHLQSIEYVSDQSHQLERNLTRVTPENRAVELGNIFGSAEISDILDDFDVNVNSADLTDFEANLSANLSGLSISISV from the exons atggATGAAGCACAATATATAAACCAAATATATACAGTCATGGAACAGTGCAATG ATCCTGTTCCTACGGCCACTATAGCGATGAACGGCAAACATGTTCAACAGTATGTTCAGATTTTAGAGCAGCCTACCAGTAAGTTTCGATTTCGCTATGAGTCTGAAGGCCCAGCTGGTAGCATTCCTGGAGTCAACTATACATCAAGAAACAAAATCTATCCTAGTATACGA ATTGTGGGCTGTAAAGGATGTGCTATGGTGCTTGTGTCCTGTGTGACAAAGGATGCACCATACAGACCTCACCCTCACAATCTTATCAACAAGAAAGTATGCCAGCAGGGTGTTTGTACAGTAGAAGTTCCGGCAGGTAACATGGTTGTGACTTTCTCGAATCTAAGCATTCAATGTGTAACAAGAATGGGCATCAAAAATGCTCTCAAAGAGCGTCAGGAATTACGAGTGGACCCGTTTGGAA CTGGCTTCAAACATCCTAATAATATAGATCTCAGTGTGGTGAGATTATGTTTCCAAGTATTCTTGGAAGGCTCGCAGAAAGGAAAATTTAACAAACCATTACAGCCTATTGTGTCTGATCCTATTTATAATTCAA GGACCGTAATGCCAGATCTTGTAATTTGTAAACTGAGTCATTGTAGCGCATCGGTTGCTGGTGGGCTGGATATGGTTTTACTTTGTGATAAAGTTGTCAAGGAAGAtataaaagtgatatttttcgaGAAGAGGgacgaaaaattgatttggAAAGGATTCGGTAATGTCCAGTATGTACATAGACAA GTGGCTATTGCATTCAAAACACCAAAATATCACTCACGGGAAGTGGTAATACGTCCGGTGCAGATATACATCCAGCTGCAAAGGCCATCGGATAATGCTACGAGCGAACCGCGACCGTTTCAGATGTTACCTCTCGGTTCAG ATCAGTCTTTCTTCGAAGCCTATTCACCCGACCGATTATTGCCAATCGGCGGCCCCAGTACAAGTGCAGAGAGTTCTTTTCTAAGATTAGAGAACTCAGAATTCGGCCTGCAAACACTAAG ACCTCGAGCATCTCCAGAACGAACACCGTCTCCTATGGACGTCGACTGGAGCAACTTCTGCACATTATCTCCCATCCAGCAGCAGCATCAATCAATTATTCATCCAATGATGCCGCAGCCAAACACACCGGCAACAACGCACCTGCAATCAATTGAATACGTATCAGATCAGTCGCACCAGCTGGAACGAAACTTGACCAGAGTGACGCCGGAAAATCGGGCAGTGGAGCTGGGAAACATTTTTG GCTCTGCCGAAATCTCGGACATTTTAGACGATTTCGATGTGAATGTTAATTCAGCCGATCTCACAGATTTCGAAGCAAACCTGTCCGCAAATCTCTCCGGATTATCCATATCTATCTCTGTATAA